The nucleotide window TGATGATAGAATAAAGGTACCCACTACATTATGAATCCAAAGTATAAAAAAATCATCACCATAGAGGCGGGAAAACGCGGCGGAAAGGCTTGTATTCGAAATATGCGCATTTCTGTTTATGATGTACTCAAAATGCTGGCTTCTGGGATGAAACATGATGAGATCTTGGAGGATTTTCCAGAATTAACAGAAGAAGACATACAAGCCTGCATGGAATATGCTGCAGAACGGGAACGTAATTTAAGCAGCATAGTCTAGTGAAGCTCTTGTTTGATCAAAACCTTTCGTACAAACTAGTCAACGAGCTCGCTGATCTTTTCCCGGGGTCAAAGCATGTTCGCTTACTGGGTCTTGAAGAAGCAAGTGATGAAGAGATTTGGGATTATGCAGAGAGGGAGGAATTTACGATTATCACCCAAGATTCCGACTTTAACGAAAGGGGTCTATTATTTGGCCATCCCCCTAAAATAATTTGGCTCCGTTGTGGAAATAGAAGAAGCAAAGAAATCAAAATGCTCCTCACGAAGAATCTAAAAACGATCATGAGCTTCTGCCAAGACGAAGAACTAGGATGTTTGGAGATTTATTAGAGTAAGCTGCTCAAACCTATTTAACTTTTTGCAGGGAATCTTTTTTTAAAAGCTCTCGGAGAACTTCAGGAGAAGGCCATCCCGTAAAAGATCGAGAGTTACGATCATACTCCCAATGTCTCTGCTCTACATAAGGAACAACACCAAATTTAGACACAGCGCTCTCAACAGCGCTCTCAACAGCGCTCTGAAAACCCGCATTTAAATTCTGAGCAAACCCACAGAGATCTGGAAGGTTACAGAAAGTTCGGTTAACGAAGAAAGGATAATCAGGAAGCTGAGGCAAAGAGATTTGGCAACGAACGGGATGAGTAGGCATACAGAACCTATCTTCGAGCTCATCTGCGGAAGAAAAAATCGATATTTGCGCCTTAATCGAAGGTTCCTGGCTCTTGGGATCAAGCTCAGTCCCCCACGTTGGATCGCACAAAGCAGATGAAAAACGACCTGCAAAAGGCAAAGCTGGATGCAACGATCGTATGGTCGAACGTACAGGGTCATTTCCACCATTGCTTTTCCTGAAAGAATCAATGATTCTCTTCAATTTGGGATTCTCTGCCCCTCCAAGGTGATCGTAGTAGAGTCGAGCGCTCTCAGAAAGAAATTCTTCAGGCATACGTGAGACAGATTAAGTATGTTTAACAATAAACGAAAAAAAAACTTTGTCAAGCATATCTCACATGCCTAAAAAATAAGCTGTGCTAAACTACGCGCGAAGTTCTTTTTAACTTTTCTATGCCCGACGAAAACAAACTGCCCGAAGACGAAAATTCAGACGAACTCGAACCCGAAGAAACCCAGCCTGAAGCCTCAGAAGAAAGCGCGCCCGAACCCAAAGCTGAACTTGCTCCCGAAAACTCCAACGAACTCTTTGCCGCCGGAAAAATCTTCCCTCGCCACATTGTAGA belongs to Candidatus Peregrinibacteria bacterium and includes:
- a CDS encoding DUF5615 family PIN-like protein is translated as MKLLFDQNLSYKLVNELADLFPGSKHVRLLGLEEASDEEIWDYAEREEFTIITQDSDFNERGLLFGHPPKIIWLRCGNRRSKEIKMLLTKNLKTIMSFCQDEELGCLEIY
- a CDS encoding DUF433 domain-containing protein: MNPKYKKIITIEAGKRGGKACIRNMRISVYDVLKMLASGMKHDEILEDFPELTEEDIQACMEYAAERERNLSSIV